The following proteins are encoded in a genomic region of Mycolicibacterium confluentis:
- a CDS encoding ROK family transcriptional regulator → MRTNTITAVSHIHPLRSRHQIVSPALKVADGAAASVFAAVRQRGPVARDTIASTTKLSIATVNRQVTALLDAGLLRERADLAVSGAIGRPRVPVEINHEPFLTVGVHIGARTTSIVATDLFGRTLDTVETPTPRGTQTAALATLAGSVQRYLSRWHRRQTLWVGVAIGGTVDSALGIVDHPRLGWTQAPVGPVLADALGLPVSVAAHVDAMAGAELLLSGRRQSATSLYVYARETVGYALVIDGRVHSPSSGPGTIANLPANSELLGGTGSLESTVSDEAIVSAARRHGVLTSEASTVAAVVTAARRGNEIAQQLLAERARVLGEAVALLRDLLNPDELVVGGQAFTEYPEALSLVESAFAAKSVLPAREIRVTGFGNRVQEAGAGVVSLGPLYADPLGALRRASRPRATA, encoded by the coding sequence GTGCGCACCAACACCATCACCGCCGTCTCCCACATTCACCCGCTGCGTTCGCGCCATCAGATCGTCTCCCCGGCGCTGAAGGTCGCTGACGGCGCCGCCGCCTCGGTCTTCGCCGCTGTCCGGCAGCGCGGCCCAGTGGCCCGCGACACCATCGCCAGCACCACCAAACTTTCGATCGCGACCGTCAACCGCCAGGTCACAGCGCTGCTCGACGCCGGTCTGCTGCGTGAGCGCGCCGACCTCGCGGTCTCCGGCGCCATCGGCAGGCCCCGGGTTCCCGTCGAGATCAACCATGAGCCGTTCCTGACCGTCGGCGTGCACATCGGCGCCAGGACCACCAGCATCGTCGCGACCGACCTGTTCGGGCGCACCCTCGACACCGTCGAGACGCCCACCCCGCGCGGCACCCAGACTGCGGCGCTGGCCACCCTGGCCGGCAGCGTGCAGCGCTACCTGAGCCGCTGGCACCGGCGCCAGACCCTGTGGGTCGGTGTCGCCATCGGTGGCACGGTCGACAGCGCGCTGGGCATCGTCGACCACCCCCGACTGGGCTGGACTCAGGCGCCCGTCGGCCCCGTGCTGGCCGACGCGCTCGGTCTGCCGGTGTCCGTCGCGGCTCACGTCGACGCGATGGCCGGTGCCGAACTTCTGCTCAGCGGACGCCGTCAGTCCGCCACCAGCCTGTACGTGTACGCCCGTGAGACGGTCGGCTACGCCCTGGTGATCGACGGCCGCGTGCACAGCCCGTCGAGCGGCCCGGGCACCATCGCGAACCTGCCCGCCAATTCCGAACTGCTCGGTGGCACAGGCTCTTTGGAGTCCACGGTCAGTGACGAGGCCATCGTCTCGGCGGCCCGCAGGCACGGTGTCCTGACGTCCGAGGCGTCCACGGTCGCCGCGGTGGTCACTGCCGCGCGCCGTGGCAACGAGATCGCACAGCAGCTTCTGGCGGAACGCGCCCGGGTGCTGGGCGAGGCGGTCGCGCTGCTGCGTGATCTGCTCAACCCCGACGAACTCGTCGTCGGCGGCCAGGCGTTCACCGAATATCCCGAGGCGCTGTCGCTGGTGGAGTCGGCGTTCGCCGCGAAATCGGTGCTGCCCGCACGCGAGATCCGGGTGACCGGCTTCGGCAACCGCGTGCAGGAAGCCGGCGCGGGTGTCGTCTCGCTCGGTCCGCTGTACGCCGATCCGCTGGGTGCGCTGCGCCGCGCGAGCCGCCCGCGGGCCACCGCCTGA
- a CDS encoding SDR family oxidoreductase, with the protein MTHAPKRTAVVTGASSGIGEAAAKTLAALGFHVVLAARRADRIERLAAEIGGEAVVTDVTDDASVAALAQRLDRVDVLVNNAGGAKGLEPVADADLDHWRWMWETNVLGTLRVTRALLDKLVASGDGLIVTITSIAAFETYDGGAGYTAAKHGQGALHRTLRGELLGKPVRLTEIAPGAVETEFSLVRFDGDEQRADSVYSGITPLVAEDVAEVIGFVASRPSHVNLDQIVIRPRDQAPNGRFNRRAQ; encoded by the coding sequence ATGACGCACGCACCGAAAAGAACAGCAGTGGTCACCGGCGCCAGCTCGGGGATCGGCGAAGCTGCCGCGAAAACCCTTGCCGCCCTTGGCTTTCACGTCGTGCTCGCGGCACGCCGCGCGGACCGGATCGAACGACTCGCCGCCGAAATCGGCGGGGAGGCCGTGGTGACGGACGTCACAGACGACGCATCCGTCGCCGCCCTGGCGCAGCGTCTGGACCGCGTCGACGTGCTGGTCAACAACGCCGGCGGGGCCAAGGGGCTCGAACCCGTCGCCGACGCCGACCTCGACCATTGGCGGTGGATGTGGGAGACCAATGTGCTGGGCACGCTGCGTGTCACGCGCGCACTGCTGGACAAGTTGGTGGCCTCCGGTGACGGCCTGATCGTCACGATCACCTCGATCGCGGCGTTCGAGACCTATGACGGCGGTGCGGGTTACACCGCGGCCAAGCACGGTCAGGGCGCACTGCACCGCACCCTGCGCGGCGAACTTCTGGGAAAGCCGGTGCGGCTGACCGAGATCGCCCCGGGCGCGGTCGAGACCGAGTTCTCACTGGTCCGATTCGACGGTGACGAGCAGCGTGCGGACTCGGTGTACTCCGGGATCACGCCGTTGGTGGCCGAGGACGTCGCCGAGGTGATCGGGTTCGTCGCGAGTCGGCCGTCGCACGTCAACCTCGACCAGATCGTGATCAGGCCCCGGGATCAGGCGCCGAACGGACGGTTCAACCGCCGGGCTCAGTAG
- a CDS encoding L,D-transpeptidase yields the protein MRPHRDPASGPPLSRRTALAALALGAVAPGVLAACAGRSGGPEAESGPPASADLSFTPAKDAIDVLPTDRVGVKVTGGHLQKISLTNPDGRAVAGRLDRDRTMFEVTEPLGYGVEYTWTGSAVGLDGNAVPIEGSFTTLQPDQTVNGQFQLSDGQTVGVAAPIILQFDASIAEGDRAAVERALTVTTEPPVEGGWAWLPDEAGGSRVHWRTRDYYPAGTTVRVDAKLYGVPFGDRAYGAADSTLDITIGRRQVVKAEASSHRIQVITDEGVIMDFPCSYGEGDLDRNVTRSGIHVVTEKYEDFYMTNPAAGYANIRERFAVRISNNGEFIHANPASSGAQGNSNVTNGCINLSLEDAEQYFNSALYGDPVEVTGTRIDLSYADGDIWDWAVDWSEWTAMSALTDEKSPASLPSTAPATPSGAPTLSGTPTSTTEPGG from the coding sequence GTGAGACCCCACCGCGACCCGGCCTCAGGCCCGCCGCTCTCCCGGCGCACGGCATTGGCCGCGTTGGCGCTGGGTGCGGTGGCTCCCGGCGTGCTGGCCGCCTGTGCGGGCCGATCGGGCGGACCTGAGGCCGAAAGCGGGCCGCCGGCGTCGGCGGACCTGTCGTTCACGCCCGCCAAGGACGCCATCGACGTCCTGCCCACCGATCGCGTGGGCGTCAAGGTCACTGGCGGTCACCTTCAGAAGATCAGCCTGACCAACCCGGACGGCCGGGCGGTCGCAGGCCGCCTCGACCGCGACCGCACGATGTTCGAGGTCACCGAGCCGTTGGGCTACGGCGTGGAGTACACGTGGACCGGGTCCGCGGTCGGTCTGGACGGCAACGCCGTGCCGATCGAGGGCAGCTTCACGACGCTGCAACCCGATCAGACCGTCAACGGGCAGTTCCAGTTGTCCGACGGCCAGACCGTGGGCGTGGCCGCGCCGATCATCCTGCAGTTCGACGCCTCCATCGCGGAGGGGGACAGGGCAGCCGTCGAGCGCGCGCTCACCGTGACGACCGAACCTCCCGTCGAGGGCGGCTGGGCGTGGCTTCCCGACGAGGCCGGGGGTTCCCGCGTGCACTGGCGGACCCGGGACTACTACCCGGCGGGCACCACGGTGCGCGTGGACGCCAAGCTCTACGGCGTGCCGTTCGGCGACAGGGCTTATGGCGCAGCCGATTCCACCCTCGACATCACCATCGGACGACGGCAGGTGGTCAAGGCCGAGGCGTCCAGCCATCGAATCCAGGTGATCACCGACGAGGGCGTGATCATGGACTTCCCGTGCAGTTACGGCGAGGGCGACCTGGACCGCAATGTCACCCGCAGCGGCATCCATGTGGTCACGGAGAAGTACGAGGACTTCTACATGACCAACCCGGCGGCCGGCTACGCCAACATCCGCGAACGGTTCGCGGTGCGCATCTCCAACAACGGCGAGTTCATCCACGCGAACCCGGCCAGTTCGGGCGCCCAGGGCAACAGCAACGTCACCAACGGGTGCATCAACCTGTCGCTCGAGGACGCCGAGCAGTACTTCAACTCCGCGCTCTACGGTGACCCGGTCGAGGTGACGGGGACGCGGATCGATCTGTCCTACGCCGACGGGGACATCTGGGACTGGGCGGTCGACTGGTCCGAGTGGACGGCGATGTCGGCGCTGACCGACGAGAAGAGCCCGGCCTCGCTGCCGAGCACCGCGCCCGCCACCCCCAGTGGTGCGCCGACGCTGTCCGGCACGCCGACCAGCACTACTGAGCCCGGCGGTTGA
- a CDS encoding UDP-N-acetylmuramate dehydrogenase: MNGPWLQTLPLRPVASSRFAGAAVADRVPLAPLTTLRVGPVARSVITCTSTEQVVAALTELRDESPLVLAGGSNVVLSDDLDDLVVVRIANAEVTVDGETVRAEAGAVWDDVVVAALEAGLGGLECLSGIPGSAGATPVQNVGAYGVEVAQVIRRVKLLDRRSGDVTWVTGDDLGFGYRTSVLKHGESAGTRCVLEVEFALDPSGRSAPLRYGELATALGAAAGDRVKASAVREAVLALRRGKGMVLDAADHDTWSVGSFFTNPVVSRETFAAIEAEVPGRRVPHYPAGDDVKLAAGWLVEAAGFGRGFPGADAPARLSTKHALALTNRGTANSADILALARRIRTGVRDAFGITLEPEPVIVGAVI, translated from the coding sequence ATGAACGGGCCATGGCTGCAGACGCTACCGTTACGGCCCGTGGCGAGTTCACGGTTCGCGGGTGCAGCGGTGGCTGATCGAGTGCCACTCGCGCCGCTGACGACGCTGCGTGTCGGCCCCGTCGCGCGCAGCGTGATCACGTGCACCAGCACCGAACAGGTCGTTGCGGCGCTAACCGAACTGCGCGACGAGAGTCCACTGGTCCTCGCGGGCGGATCCAACGTCGTCCTGTCCGACGACCTCGACGATCTGGTGGTCGTGCGCATCGCCAACGCAGAAGTGACGGTCGATGGCGAGACCGTGCGCGCCGAGGCGGGCGCGGTCTGGGACGACGTCGTGGTGGCCGCGTTGGAGGCGGGCCTGGGCGGCCTGGAATGCCTGTCGGGCATCCCGGGATCCGCGGGAGCCACACCAGTGCAGAACGTCGGCGCGTACGGCGTCGAGGTCGCCCAGGTGATCCGCCGCGTCAAGCTGCTGGACCGGCGCAGCGGTGACGTGACGTGGGTCACCGGCGACGACCTGGGATTCGGATACCGCACCAGCGTGCTCAAGCACGGCGAGTCCGCGGGCACGCGCTGTGTGCTCGAGGTCGAGTTCGCGCTCGACCCCAGCGGACGCAGCGCCCCGCTGCGTTACGGCGAGTTGGCCACGGCGCTCGGCGCTGCTGCCGGCGACCGCGTCAAGGCGTCTGCCGTCCGCGAGGCCGTGCTGGCGCTGCGCCGCGGCAAGGGCATGGTGCTCGACGCCGCCGACCACGACACCTGGAGCGTGGGTTCCTTCTTCACCAATCCGGTGGTCAGCCGCGAGACGTTCGCGGCCATCGAGGCCGAAGTGCCCGGGCGGCGAGTGCCGCACTACCCGGCCGGGGACGACGTCAAACTGGCCGCGGGGTGGCTGGTCGAGGCGGCCGGCTTCGGCAGGGGTTTCCCCGGCGCGGATGCGCCCGCGCGGCTGTCCACCAAACACGCCCTGGCGTTGACCAACCGCGGCACCGCGAACAGCGCCGACATCCTGGCGCTCGCACGGCGGATCCGCACCGGTGTGCGCGACGCCTTCGGCATCACGCTCGAACCCGAACCGGTGATCGTCGGCGCTGTGATCTGA
- a CDS encoding DUF2505 domain-containing protein, whose translation MARSFDLAAEYQGSVAEVHSALCDKKYWLARLADSGADDAVLDSLTVGADGGVRVATTQVLRADRLPGLVTQLHRGDLRITRQEVWSPVTDGTSKATITAAVPGAPVAVTGSGRLWGTATGSKADFRVAVEVKIPLVGGKVEGFIGTQLVDLLVSEQRFTSSWIARD comes from the coding sequence ATGGCCCGTTCATTCGACTTGGCGGCCGAGTACCAGGGCAGCGTCGCGGAGGTCCACTCGGCGTTGTGCGACAAGAAGTACTGGTTGGCCAGGCTCGCCGACTCCGGGGCGGACGACGCCGTCCTGGATTCCCTGACCGTCGGCGCCGACGGTGGCGTCCGGGTCGCCACCACGCAGGTGCTGCGCGCCGATCGACTGCCCGGCCTGGTGACTCAACTGCACCGGGGGGACCTGCGGATCACGCGTCAGGAGGTCTGGTCTCCGGTGACCGACGGGACCTCGAAGGCCACGATCACCGCGGCCGTCCCCGGCGCGCCCGTGGCGGTCACCGGATCCGGCCGACTGTGGGGCACCGCGACGGGTTCGAAGGCCGATTTCCGGGTTGCGGTCGAGGTCAAGATCCCGCTGGTGGGTGGAAAGGTCGAGGGGTTCATCGGCACTCAACTGGTGGATCTTCTGGTCAGTGAGCAGCGCTTCACCAGTTCCTGGATCGCGCGCGACTAG
- a CDS encoding DUF2505 domain-containing protein codes for MSRRMDYTVTFDVPVEQVYADFTSRKYWDSLMAAYGWLTPQSEVTHFSSNGSGTDIVFRQLLPRSELPPIARSVMPADMVITREQHFDPFDDAQRRVTGSYRATVPRGPGHFGGQYLLTEGESGTQMRLASVCKVTIPLIGGTLEQLILSNITMLFDAERQFMADWVAQH; via the coding sequence ATGAGTCGACGGATGGACTACACGGTCACCTTCGACGTTCCCGTCGAACAGGTGTACGCCGATTTCACCAGTAGGAAGTACTGGGACAGCCTGATGGCGGCCTATGGGTGGCTCACCCCGCAGTCCGAGGTCACGCACTTCTCCAGCAACGGTTCGGGCACCGACATCGTGTTCCGGCAACTGCTGCCGCGGTCCGAACTGCCGCCGATCGCCCGGTCGGTGATGCCGGCCGACATGGTGATCACCCGCGAACAGCACTTCGACCCGTTCGACGATGCGCAGCGCCGGGTCACGGGCAGCTACCGGGCCACCGTGCCTCGCGGGCCGGGCCACTTCGGCGGCCAGTATCTGCTCACCGAGGGCGAGTCAGGCACGCAGATGCGGCTGGCCAGCGTCTGCAAGGTGACCATCCCGTTGATCGGCGGCACACTCGAGCAGCTCATCCTGTCCAACATCACGATGCTGTTCGACGCCGAACGGCAGTTCATGGCGGACTGGGTCGCGCAGCACTGA
- a CDS encoding methyltransferase domain-containing protein — MGQPTRGTTGHNRLRRGDRWLVQSPRVAAALSTAPDPLVVDLGFGALPVTTLELASRLRAVYPGVRVVGLEIDPDRVRVARAAADDDRVRFAVGGFELAGLRPVLVRAFNVLRQYPEREVAAAWSTMQAQLSPGGLILDGTCDELGRRACWVLLDQSGPISLTLACDPAHIERPSDLAERLPKILIHHNVPGQPIHRLLTDADRAWAAAAGHGVFGPRARWRAMLTALRDDGLPAETQRRMGRDAVLTVPWGLVAPS; from the coding sequence ATCGGGCAGCCGACCCGCGGGACCACGGGCCACAATCGCCTGCGCCGCGGCGACCGCTGGCTGGTGCAGTCCCCGCGGGTCGCCGCGGCGCTGAGCACTGCCCCTGATCCGCTCGTCGTCGACCTGGGTTTCGGAGCCCTGCCGGTGACGACGCTGGAGTTGGCGTCGCGCCTGCGCGCGGTGTACCCCGGGGTCCGGGTCGTCGGGCTCGAGATCGACCCCGACCGGGTGCGCGTCGCACGCGCCGCGGCGGACGACGACAGGGTGCGATTCGCGGTCGGTGGCTTCGAATTGGCCGGCCTGCGGCCGGTCCTGGTGCGCGCGTTCAACGTGCTGCGGCAGTACCCCGAGCGCGAGGTGGCCGCTGCCTGGTCGACGATGCAGGCCCAATTGTCCCCCGGCGGACTGATTCTCGACGGGACGTGCGATGAGTTGGGCCGCCGGGCGTGCTGGGTGCTGCTTGATCAGTCGGGCCCGATCAGCCTGACGCTGGCCTGCGATCCCGCCCACATCGAGCGGCCGTCCGACCTGGCGGAGCGACTGCCGAAAATCCTGATCCACCACAATGTTCCGGGCCAACCGATCCATCGCCTGCTGACCGACGCCGACCGGGCCTGGGCCGCTGCCGCCGGACACGGGGTGTTCGGGCCCCGCGCCCGGTGGCGCGCGATGCTGACCGCGCTTCGCGACGACGGCCTGCCCGCCGAGACGCAGCGCCGGATGGGTCGTGACGCGGTGCTGACGGTGCCGTGGGGCTTAGTCGCGCCGAGCTGA
- a CDS encoding sodium:solute symporter family protein gives MILLGVALSIAVVVAVGFLVSKRIEGDSSNFLVGGRMLPYWLVGGALMGAAVDTNATLGNTDLAFEFGFWAGACLPLGLALCLTITGLFFAKPMNRMGLTSFPDYYRLRFGRAVEVGASILLAVAFCMLVAGNLVAGGFLFNYFLGMPYWLGVVLIAAIAVAYTGTGGLIADAYTAIIQMALILAGAIGLLVWMTTSHGLDIAEGTGPFALGQMSDPAQGAVINWATLIALGIGDIVAIDFMARVFSAKSPEAARKACFTAAAGTVAICVPFGLVVLGAHSILPEELGGPVLFVLLDQYAPIGLTILVLCGLVGASMSTANGAILAISNVCVRNLGGVRRVHVAGQRDPLLRATRIAMVPMTLFAITFAIYVKQTGILLTLAFDLMLACLVVPFILGLVWRRGTTRAAVTAIVAGLVVRLTLFVLTPTMYGVENTILYIPNDLVSPSFDGWPTFIAFAVAIVTYVSVALMTPPAALRGLDIQTAQDLDDVLDRAPADTVPAVADRREPEPV, from the coding sequence ATGATTCTGTTGGGCGTTGCTCTGAGCATCGCAGTCGTCGTCGCCGTAGGTTTCCTCGTCTCGAAGCGCATCGAGGGGGACAGCTCCAATTTCCTTGTCGGCGGCCGAATGCTGCCGTACTGGCTGGTCGGCGGTGCCCTCATGGGGGCCGCGGTCGACACCAACGCCACACTCGGAAACACCGATCTGGCTTTCGAATTCGGGTTCTGGGCCGGTGCCTGCCTGCCGCTGGGGCTGGCGTTGTGCCTGACCATCACCGGTCTGTTCTTCGCCAAACCGATGAACCGGATGGGGCTGACGTCGTTCCCCGACTACTACCGACTCCGGTTCGGCCGGGCGGTCGAGGTGGGGGCGTCAATCCTGCTGGCCGTCGCGTTCTGCATGCTGGTGGCGGGCAACCTGGTCGCGGGCGGATTCCTGTTCAACTACTTCCTGGGGATGCCCTACTGGCTCGGCGTGGTGCTGATCGCCGCAATTGCGGTGGCCTACACCGGAACCGGCGGTCTGATCGCCGACGCCTACACCGCGATCATCCAGATGGCACTGATCCTTGCCGGCGCGATCGGCCTGCTGGTGTGGATGACCACAAGCCACGGCCTCGACATCGCCGAGGGCACCGGACCGTTCGCGCTGGGCCAGATGTCGGATCCCGCGCAGGGCGCCGTGATCAACTGGGCCACCCTGATCGCCCTGGGCATCGGTGACATCGTGGCCATCGACTTCATGGCGAGGGTGTTCTCCGCCAAGAGTCCCGAGGCGGCCCGCAAGGCCTGCTTCACGGCCGCGGCCGGCACCGTCGCGATCTGCGTTCCGTTCGGACTCGTTGTGCTGGGCGCACATTCGATCCTGCCCGAGGAACTCGGCGGCCCCGTGCTGTTCGTGCTGCTGGACCAGTACGCCCCGATCGGCCTGACGATCCTGGTGCTGTGCGGCCTCGTCGGCGCCTCGATGAGCACCGCCAACGGCGCCATCCTGGCGATCTCCAATGTGTGCGTACGCAACCTCGGCGGAGTTCGCCGCGTTCACGTTGCGGGACAACGTGATCCGCTTCTTCGGGCCACCCGCATCGCGATGGTGCCGATGACGCTGTTCGCGATCACGTTCGCGATCTACGTCAAGCAGACCGGCATCCTGCTGACCCTGGCGTTCGACCTGATGCTGGCCTGCCTGGTGGTGCCGTTCATCCTCGGTCTGGTGTGGCGACGCGGCACGACGCGTGCCGCGGTCACCGCGATCGTCGCGGGTCTGGTGGTCCGCCTGACCCTGTTCGTGCTGACGCCCACGATGTACGGCGTCGAGAACACCATCCTGTACATCCCCAACGATCTGGTGAGCCCGTCGTTTGACGGTTGGCCGACGTTCATCGCGTTCGCCGTGGCCATCGTCACCTATGTCTCGGTGGCGCTGATGACCCCGCCGGCGGCGCTGCGCGGACTCGACATCCAGACGGCGCAGGACCTCGACGACGTGCTCGATCGCGCCCCAGCGGACACGGTGCCCGCGGTCGCGGACAGGCGCGAGCCGGAACCGGTGTAA
- a CDS encoding MarR family winged helix-turn-helix transcriptional regulator, whose amino-acid sequence MDDMASPNSDGTATTSRWDQLPGLDDDEQNAWQHFLNSSTHLLGTLDHRLRAMHRLSLLDVRLLSLLAKSGRGAVRMSELAHELMLIPSRVTAHVGRLESEGLVSRRPCPDDRRCVIARITQHGMARLAPALRTYAHTVRALYLNPLDRRQMTALGHSCGRISETLRDESH is encoded by the coding sequence ATGGACGACATGGCGTCGCCGAACTCGGACGGCACCGCAACCACGAGTCGATGGGATCAGCTGCCCGGGCTCGACGACGATGAGCAGAACGCCTGGCAGCACTTTCTGAACTCCTCAACGCACCTGCTCGGGACGCTGGATCACAGGCTTAGGGCGATGCACAGACTGTCCCTGCTGGACGTGCGCCTCCTGAGCCTGCTGGCCAAATCCGGGAGGGGCGCGGTCCGCATGAGCGAGCTCGCCCACGAACTGATGCTCATCCCCAGTCGGGTGACCGCACACGTCGGCCGCCTGGAATCCGAGGGGCTGGTGAGCCGGCGACCCTGCCCGGATGACCGTCGGTGCGTGATCGCCCGCATCACTCAGCACGGCATGGCACGCCTGGCGCCGGCGCTGCGCACGTACGCGCACACCGTCCGGGCGTTGTACCTCAACCCACTGGACCGGCGGCAGATGACAGCGCTGGGGCACAGCTGCGGCCGCATCAGCGAAACGCTGCGGGACGAGTCCCACTAG
- a CDS encoding carbon-nitrogen hydrolase family protein — MRIALAQISSGTDPTANLATVTDFSRRAADDGARLVVFPESTMCRFGVPLAPIAEPVDGPWADGVRRIAEECGLTVVAGMYCPAADGRVTNTLIAAGPGVDTHYDKIHLYDAFGFRESQTVAPGFDPVTISVDDVTVGITTCYDIRFPQLYLELADRGAQVITVSASWGAGPGKLDQWTLLARARALDTGSFLVAVDQAYPGDEIAATGPTGVGGSVAVGPFGQVLASAGPDPELIVCDVDVDAAGQARETLGVLTNRSAFSARDKAESRR; from the coding sequence ATGCGCATCGCCCTCGCACAGATCTCCAGCGGCACGGACCCGACCGCCAATCTCGCCACGGTTACGGACTTCAGTCGACGCGCGGCCGACGACGGCGCCCGCCTGGTGGTGTTCCCCGAGTCGACGATGTGCCGGTTCGGGGTGCCCCTGGCGCCGATCGCCGAACCCGTCGACGGTCCGTGGGCCGACGGGGTGCGCCGGATCGCCGAGGAATGCGGGCTGACCGTCGTGGCCGGCATGTACTGCCCCGCCGCCGACGGACGGGTCACCAACACGCTGATCGCGGCCGGGCCCGGCGTCGACACGCACTACGACAAGATCCATCTCTACGACGCATTCGGCTTCCGCGAGTCCCAAACCGTCGCCCCCGGGTTCGATCCGGTGACGATCTCCGTCGACGACGTCACCGTGGGAATCACGACGTGCTACGACATCCGGTTCCCGCAGTTGTACCTGGAGTTGGCCGACCGCGGCGCCCAGGTGATCACCGTCAGCGCTTCGTGGGGCGCCGGCCCAGGAAAGCTCGACCAGTGGACGCTGCTGGCGCGGGCCCGCGCCCTGGACACCGGGAGCTTCCTCGTCGCGGTCGATCAGGCCTATCCCGGTGACGAGATCGCCGCCACCGGACCCACCGGTGTCGGCGGCAGCGTCGCCGTCGGCCCGTTCGGCCAGGTGCTCGCGTCGGCGGGTCCCGATCCCGAGCTCATCGTGTGCGATGTGGACGTCGATGCCGCAGGTCAGGCCCGGGAAACCCTGGGTGTGCTGACCAACCGGTCGGCGTTCAGTGCGCGGGATAAGGCAGAATCGCGCAGGTGA
- a CDS encoding LmeA family phospholipid-binding protein, giving the protein MERPDAVDPATAYIPRQDAPPPAAPGAVPPPEQPKKGGALGRLFKDPLSIVLVLVIVVALVIAGVLGGELYARNRADSIVSKIVSCVVQDKATASFGVVPPFLWQHANKHYTNLSIKTEGNQVRDAKGMKLDININDIKLSDNPDASGGTVGSMVARIDWSSDGIKQSVQNAIPLFGGFISNVTTDPGAGTLTLDAGLGSVTVRPEVVNGGFSMEVMNVSGLGFSLPRETVQPALDMFTGELTKNYPMEIHADSVEVTDSGIVAQLSSQNSTIPPGTEDPCFSAL; this is encoded by the coding sequence ATCGAGCGCCCGGACGCCGTCGACCCCGCCACCGCGTACATCCCGCGTCAGGACGCGCCGCCGCCTGCCGCGCCTGGCGCCGTGCCGCCCCCAGAGCAGCCCAAGAAGGGCGGCGCGCTGGGCCGGCTGTTCAAGGACCCGCTGTCGATCGTGCTGGTGCTGGTGATCGTCGTGGCGCTGGTCATCGCCGGCGTGCTGGGCGGCGAACTGTATGCCCGCAATCGCGCGGACTCGATCGTCTCCAAGATCGTCTCGTGCGTGGTCCAGGACAAGGCGACGGCGTCGTTCGGGGTCGTGCCGCCGTTCCTGTGGCAGCACGCGAACAAGCACTACACCAACCTCTCGATCAAGACCGAGGGCAATCAGGTCCGCGATGCCAAGGGCATGAAGCTCGACATCAACATCAACGACATCAAGCTGTCGGACAACCCGGACGCCAGTGGCGGCACGGTCGGCTCGATGGTGGCCCGCATCGACTGGTCCTCCGACGGCATCAAGCAGTCGGTGCAGAACGCGATTCCACTGTTCGGCGGGTTCATCTCCAACGTGACGACCGATCCCGGCGCGGGCACCCTCACCCTGGATGCCGGCCTGGGCAGCGTCACGGTCAGGCCGGAGGTCGTCAACGGCGGGTTCTCGATGGAGGTCATGAACGTCAGCGGCCTGGGCTTCTCGCTGCCGCGCGAGACCGTGCAGCCCGCGCTGGACATGTTCACGGGCGAACTGACCAAGAACTACCCGATGGAGATCCACGCCGACAGCGTGGAGGTCACCGACAGCGGCATCGTGGCTCAGCTGTCGTCGCAGAACTCGACCATTCCGCCGGGCACCGAGGATCCCTGCTTCTCGGCCCTGTAG
- the deoC gene encoding deoxyribose-phosphate aldolase, with product MTEWTRSRVAGLVDHTLLKPEATADDVRALAAEAAELGVFAVCVSPPMVPTVALALSGASVAVATVAGFPSGKHAPEIKAHEAALAVEAGAVEVDMVIDIGAAIAREFDDVAADIAAVRAATPDAVLKVIVESAALLSLAGPEALSTVCRVAVDAGADFVKTSTGFHPSGGASVAAIEIMAEAVRSAGLGVKASGGIRTAADAIALLNAGATRLGLSGTRAVLDGLS from the coding sequence ATGACTGAGTGGACCCGTAGCCGCGTCGCCGGCCTGGTCGATCACACCCTGCTCAAACCCGAGGCCACCGCCGACGACGTCCGGGCTCTGGCCGCCGAAGCCGCCGAACTGGGTGTCTTCGCGGTGTGCGTGTCGCCGCCGATGGTGCCGACGGTCGCGCTGGCGCTGTCCGGCGCCTCCGTCGCCGTCGCCACGGTCGCGGGGTTCCCCTCCGGTAAGCACGCGCCCGAGATCAAGGCCCATGAAGCGGCCCTGGCCGTCGAGGCCGGTGCCGTCGAGGTCGATATGGTCATCGACATCGGCGCGGCGATCGCGCGGGAGTTCGACGACGTGGCCGCCGACATCGCGGCGGTGCGCGCGGCGACACCGGATGCGGTGCTCAAGGTGATCGTCGAATCGGCGGCACTGCTGAGCCTGGCCGGGCCCGAGGCGTTGTCCACGGTGTGCCGGGTCGCGGTCGATGCAGGCGCCGACTTCGTCAAGACCTCGACGGGCTTTCACCCGTCCGGAGGCGCCTCCGTGGCGGCGATCGAGATCATGGCCGAGGCGGTGCGGTCCGCGGGCCTGGGCGTCAAAGCCAGCGGCGGCATCCGCACGGCCGCCGATGCGATCGCGCTGCTCAACGCGGGGGCAACCCGGTTGGGTCTTTCGGGCACCCGTGCGGTGCTCGACGGGCTGTCCTGA